The following proteins come from a genomic window of Companilactobacillus pabuli:
- a CDS encoding DNA-directed RNA polymerase subunit beta — MKRDFGKEYRHDIFKKIGWVLLLMLIFLVLGMLIGSALGGSNPLAVLWPGTWMHMFEFLR; from the coding sequence ATGAAAAGAGACTTTGGCAAAGAATATCGTCATGATATTTTCAAAAAAATTGGTTGGGTATTACTATTAATGCTCATTTTCTTGGTTTTAGGTATGTTGATAGGATCGGCTTTAGGTGGTTCTAATCCGTTAGCTGTATTGTGGCCGGGGACTTGGATGCACATGTTTGAATTTTTAAGGTAA
- a CDS encoding rod shape-determining protein: MSKYLGIDLGTANVLIDVKGEGIVLNEPSVVAINTNNNDVVAVGKDAYMMVGRTPANIKAIRPLKDGVIADFDITEKMLQYFIEKLNVGGRFSKPTIMICAPTNVTPVEQKSIIEAAEQAGGGKVYLQLEPKVAAVGAGLDIFKPQGNMVIDIGGGTSDIAVISMGDIVTSQSLRFAGDKMTSAIQAYIKQHHNLIIGERTAEQIKIEIGCVMDADESKTFSASGIDIVSGLPKEITTNEVEIQEALRDGVVQIVAAAKNVLEQTPPELSGDIIDRGIMLTGGGALLKNLDKLLSEKLQVPVLLTDSPLDSVALGTGVLLDHIEKHQKY; the protein is encoded by the coding sequence ATGTCGAAATATCTAGGAATTGATTTAGGTACAGCAAATGTACTGATTGATGTCAAAGGTGAAGGAATTGTCTTAAATGAACCTTCAGTTGTGGCAATCAATACAAATAATAATGATGTAGTAGCAGTTGGTAAAGATGCTTATATGATGGTTGGTAGAACTCCAGCTAACATTAAAGCTATTCGTCCCTTAAAAGACGGTGTAATTGCTGACTTTGATATTACTGAAAAGATGCTTCAATATTTTATTGAAAAGCTAAATGTTGGTGGACGTTTCTCGAAACCAACGATTATGATCTGTGCACCAACAAACGTAACGCCAGTTGAACAAAAATCGATTATCGAGGCAGCCGAACAAGCTGGTGGTGGTAAGGTTTATCTTCAATTGGAACCAAAAGTTGCTGCTGTCGGTGCAGGTTTGGATATTTTCAAGCCACAAGGTAACATGGTCATTGATATTGGTGGTGGTACCAGTGATATTGCTGTCATTTCAATGGGTGATATTGTAACTAGCCAATCACTTCGTTTTGCTGGTGATAAGATGACTAGTGCTATTCAAGCGTACATTAAGCAACATCACAATTTGATTATCGGTGAAAGAACAGCCGAACAAATCAAAATTGAAATTGGTTGTGTAATGGATGCTGATGAAAGTAAGACATTCTCAGCTAGTGGAATCGATATTGTTTCTGGTTTGCCAAAAGAGATCACTACTAATGAAGTAGAGATTCAAGAAGCTCTTCGTGACGGCGTTGTTCAAATCGTTGCTGCTGCTAAGAATGTTTTGGAACAAACACCTCCAGAACTATCAGGTGATATCATTGATCGAGGTATCATGTTAACTGGTGGTGGAGCATTGTTGAAGAACTTAGACAAATTGTTGTCTGAAAAACTTCAAGTACCAGTTCTCTTGACTGATAGTCCATTAGATTCCGTTGCTTTAGGTACAGGTGTATTATTGGATCATATTGAAAAACATCAAAAATACTAG
- a CDS encoding helix-turn-helix domain-containing protein, protein MKILGEKIRHYRKLRGISQSELADGICTQATVSLIEKKDKIPSMEILVRICERLGITMNLVIVNDDSQIYSIISDIKKSFYQDDFEGISDKLGKLKNINVNNKQEIKLIHFFNGLIEYVSSKNYDKAIFDFNRAMNVNIANVDMYDILIDVFTAKAYINKKSMDEARVYYNQAKDLIKSSLDKIGDENYHDSILIYSNMADLSLKLEENQKAMEYANEGIFIARREQTLFKLDEMYCYLADAGTREGQKTDEDYIKAYVISSISENKTVFEKLKIKMKDMHLNIF, encoded by the coding sequence ATGAAAATTTTAGGTGAAAAGATTCGCCACTACAGAAAGCTCAGAGGTATTTCTCAATCTGAGCTCGCTGATGGTATTTGTACACAGGCAACTGTCAGCCTGATTGAAAAAAAAGACAAGATTCCAAGTATGGAAATTTTGGTTCGCATTTGTGAAAGACTGGGTATCACAATGAACCTTGTAATCGTCAATGACGATAGTCAAATATATTCCATCATTAGTGACATTAAGAAATCATTTTATCAAGATGATTTCGAAGGTATCAGTGACAAACTGGGTAAACTAAAAAACATCAATGTCAATAATAAGCAAGAAATCAAATTGATTCATTTCTTCAATGGATTGATTGAATATGTAAGTAGCAAGAATTATGACAAAGCTATTTTTGATTTCAACCGGGCTATGAATGTTAATATTGCTAATGTTGATATGTATGACATTTTGATCGACGTCTTTACTGCTAAGGCCTACATCAATAAAAAGTCAATGGACGAAGCTCGAGTTTATTACAATCAAGCCAAGGATTTGATCAAATCAAGCCTTGATAAGATTGGTGATGAAAATTACCACGATAGCATTTTGATTTATAGCAACATGGCAGATTTGTCATTGAAGCTAGAAGAAAATCAAAAGGCTATGGAATATGCTAACGAAGGTATTTTCATTGCTAGAAGAGAACAAACTTTGTTCAAACTCGATGAAATGTACTGTTACTTGGCAGATGCCGGTACTCGTGAAGGTCAAAAGACTGATGAGGACTATATCAAGGCATATGTGATCTCAAGTATCAGTGAAAACAAAACAGTTTTTGAAAAATTAAAGATTAAAATGAAAGATATGCATTTGAATATCTTTTAA
- a CDS encoding FtsW/RodA/SpoVE family cell cycle protein, with protein MQIRENRKKNDVDSRIDYGIIFSVMMLAMIGLMSIYVATIQDSQNPLRNVVSQLAWYVIGAIGIAIIMQFDAEQLWQVANYAYFAGIALLFLVLIFYSRSYAASTGAKSWFAVGSFTFQPSEVMKPAYILMLGKVITNHNSEYQVHTIKNDFILLGKLFLWTLPVMVLLKLQNDFGTILVFVAILGGMILVSGIDWRILLTGFLIVAVIGGTALLFATTDWGRQILGHFGFRSYQFARIDSWRNPSADTSENGYQIWQNMKAIGSGKLFGKGFNVSNVYVPVRESDMIFSVIGENFGFIGSCVLILLYFLLIYQMVQVTFDTKNEFYAYVSTGVIMMILFHVFENIGMSVGLLPLTGIPLPFISQGGSALLGNMIGIGLVMSMRFHHKSYMFENGTFKQR; from the coding sequence ATGCAAATAAGAGAAAATAGAAAAAAGAATGATGTGGATTCTCGAATCGATTACGGAATCATTTTTTCCGTAATGATGCTTGCGATGATTGGACTAATGTCTATTTACGTAGCTACGATTCAGGATTCACAAAATCCATTAAGAAATGTAGTTTCACAGTTAGCATGGTATGTTATCGGTGCAATTGGGATAGCAATCATCATGCAATTTGATGCGGAGCAACTGTGGCAGGTGGCAAACTATGCTTACTTTGCCGGGATTGCTTTGCTGTTCTTAGTTTTGATTTTTTATAGCCGCTCGTATGCTGCCAGTACTGGTGCTAAGAGTTGGTTTGCCGTTGGATCGTTTACGTTTCAGCCATCTGAAGTAATGAAACCGGCATATATATTGATGCTGGGGAAAGTTATTACGAATCATAACAGTGAATATCAAGTTCACACCATAAAAAACGACTTTATCTTATTGGGCAAATTATTCTTGTGGACTTTACCAGTCATGGTTCTATTGAAATTACAAAATGATTTCGGTACTATCTTGGTTTTCGTTGCCATTTTAGGTGGAATGATTTTGGTTTCTGGAATCGATTGGCGAATCCTCTTAACTGGTTTTCTGATTGTTGCCGTTATCGGTGGAACAGCTCTGTTATTTGCTACAACTGATTGGGGTCGGCAGATCCTAGGACATTTTGGTTTTAGATCTTATCAATTTGCCCGTATTGATAGTTGGCGTAATCCTTCGGCTGATACGTCAGAAAATGGTTATCAGATCTGGCAGAATATGAAAGCTATCGGATCTGGTAAGTTGTTTGGTAAAGGTTTTAACGTTTCTAACGTTTATGTTCCCGTTCGTGAGTCCGATATGATTTTCTCCGTTATTGGTGAGAATTTTGGCTTTATCGGTTCATGTGTTTTGATTTTGCTTTATTTCTTATTAATTTATCAAATGGTTCAAGTTACTTTTGATACTAAGAATGAATTTTATGCTTATGTATCAACTGGTGTAATCATGATGATTTTGTTCCATGTTTTCGAAAATATTGGTATGAGTGTTGGTTTATTACCATTGACAGGTATCCCGTTGCCGTTTATCTCGCAAGGTGGGTCAGCATTGTTAGGTAATATGATCGGTATTGGATTAGTGATGTCGATGAGGTTCCATCATAAGAGTTACATGTTTGAAAACGGTACTTTTAAGCAAAGGTAG
- the rpsD gene encoding 30S ribosomal protein S4 produces the protein MSRYTGPRWKLSRRLGISLSGTGKEIARRNYAPGQHGPNGGRRKISEYGQQLAEKQKLRFMYDVNERQFRNLFNRAGKMDGIHGINLMILLETRLDNVVYRLGLASSRPQARQLVNHGHITVDGKRVDIPSYEVQIGQKISLREKSKDLAIVKENLENVVGRPGFVNFDENTLTGSLVRNPERDELEPNIDESLVVEYYNQVL, from the coding sequence ATGTCAAGATATACTGGCCCACGCTGGAAATTATCACGTCGTTTAGGTATCTCACTTTCAGGTACTGGTAAGGAAATCGCTCGTAGAAACTACGCCCCTGGTCAACACGGACCAAACGGTGGCCGTCGTAAGATCTCAGAATACGGTCAACAATTAGCTGAAAAGCAAAAGTTACGTTTCATGTATGATGTTAACGAACGTCAATTCCGTAACCTATTTAACCGTGCTGGTAAGATGGATGGTATCCATGGTATCAACTTAATGATCCTTCTTGAAACAAGATTGGATAACGTTGTTTACCGTTTAGGTCTTGCAAGTTCACGTCCACAAGCTCGTCAACTTGTAAACCACGGTCACATCACAGTTGATGGCAAACGTGTTGATATCCCTTCATACGAAGTTCAAATTGGTCAAAAGATCAGCCTTCGTGAAAAGTCAAAGGACCTTGCTATTGTTAAGGAAAACCTTGAAAACGTTGTTGGTCGTCCTGGTTTTGTTAACTTCGATGAAAACACATTGACAGGTTCACTAGTACGTAACCCAGAACGTGACGAACTAGAACCAAACATTGATGAATCACTAGTTGTTGAATACTACAACCAAGTACTTTAA
- a CDS encoding DUF2969 family protein: MSNRKKTVEINLKDISSDPETYELWDRKKYIGTIKKDGDRYLSFVESNDTPFKSVKLDDAINELLMQYNLHNH; encoded by the coding sequence ATGTCTAATAGAAAAAAAACAGTTGAAATCAACTTAAAAGATATCAGTAGTGATCCTGAAACTTATGAACTTTGGGACCGCAAGAAGTATATTGGTACCATCAAAAAAGACGGAGATCGTTATCTTTCATTCGTAGAAAGTAACGATACTCCTTTCAAATCAGTAAAATTGGACGATGCAATCAATGAATTGTTAATGCAATATAATTTACATAATCATTAG
- the yidD gene encoding membrane protein insertion efficiency factor YidD, with amino-acid sequence MLKKLLIGIVRFYQKFISPVLPPSCRYYPTCSTYFIDAVKKHGGILGTIMGLARILRCNPFVRGGVDPVPDNFTIFRNPHPEKYEDEIIAKKFHNKE; translated from the coding sequence ATGCTTAAAAAACTTTTAATTGGAATAGTTCGTTTTTATCAGAAATTTATTTCACCAGTTTTGCCACCTAGTTGTCGCTATTATCCAACATGTTCGACTTACTTTATTGATGCGGTTAAAAAGCATGGTGGAATTTTAGGTACAATTATGGGATTGGCACGTATTTTACGTTGCAATCCCTTTGTTCGCGGTGGAGTAGACCCAGTACCTGATAATTTCACTATTTTTAGAAATCCTCATCCTGAAAAATATGAAGATGAAATTATCGCCAAAAAATTTCACAACAAAGAATAG
- a CDS encoding glycine cleavage system protein H — MSEKKNYYWIKKGDKTTRIGLTKEAQEALGDVKYVELPDLDSEIKKGESSGEIEAQKAVIELESPVDGKIVKVNDKLNDNPELLNGSEKDAWFFEVNN; from the coding sequence ATGAGTGAAAAGAAAAATTATTACTGGATAAAAAAGGGTGACAAGACAACTCGTATAGGCTTAACTAAAGAGGCTCAAGAGGCTTTAGGTGATGTCAAATATGTCGAATTACCTGATCTAGATTCTGAAATAAAAAAAGGAGAATCTAGTGGTGAAATTGAAGCTCAAAAGGCTGTAATAGAGCTAGAATCACCAGTTGACGGGAAAATCGTTAAAGTGAACGATAAATTAAATGATAATCCTGAATTATTAAATGGTAGTGAAAAAGATGCATGGTTCTTTGAAGTAAATAATTAA
- a CDS encoding DUF1054 family protein, which produces MFDKNDFKVFDDMTLSGRLDLIKTNLDPKFEVFGSGLLKHLEDEYQQQFFMKIAKHQRRTKNPPPDTWLAINQDKKGYKKTPHLEFGLWPDRYFITFSLLADIRDRQKYYPVLRKYQDQIVHEGWGVSNDHTSSKLLSADNFEKVITHYQKVKSSDLVIGFELLNTSQEVIKGDYDQILKDKFLQLSKYLVDFNQEISSQN; this is translated from the coding sequence ATGTTTGATAAAAATGATTTTAAAGTTTTTGATGATATGACACTTTCTGGACGTTTAGATTTAATTAAAACAAATCTTGATCCAAAGTTCGAAGTTTTTGGTTCGGGTTTATTAAAACATCTAGAAGATGAATATCAACAGCAATTTTTCATGAAAATAGCTAAACATCAGCGACGGACGAAAAATCCGCCTCCAGATACGTGGTTGGCTATTAATCAAGATAAAAAGGGTTATAAAAAGACTCCACATTTGGAATTTGGGTTGTGGCCAGACCGTTATTTTATCACGTTTAGTCTCTTGGCAGATATTCGTGATCGTCAAAAATATTACCCAGTTTTAAGAAAGTATCAAGATCAAATAGTTCACGAAGGTTGGGGTGTCTCCAATGATCATACTTCTAGTAAGTTATTGTCGGCTGACAACTTTGAAAAAGTTATAACACATTATCAAAAGGTAAAATCTAGTGATTTAGTGATAGGCTTTGAATTGTTGAATACTTCGCAAGAAGTTATAAAAGGTGATTATGATCAAATTTTAAAAGATAAATTTTTACAATTGAGTAAGTATTTAGTTGACTTCAATCAAGAAATTTCTTCACAAAATTAA
- a CDS encoding replication-associated recombination protein A — protein MQKPLAYRMRPTNIDEVVGQQHLVGPHKIIRRMVESKMLSSMILYGPPGIGKTSIASAIAGSTKYAFRMLNAATDTKKDLQIVAEEAKMSGTVVLMLDEIHRLDKTKQDFLLPLLESGSIILIGATTENPYINISPAIRSRVQIFELKPLNSDDLKKAVKRALNDSENGLGKYHVKLDENALELLVSSTNGDLRSILNGLELSVLSTKPSKDDLIHIDLQSIEESVQRKAISSDKDGDSHYDVMSAFQKSIRGSDPNAAILYLARLLEAGDLTSAIRRLMVCAYEDVGLANPQACARAVQACQVAQMVGLPEARIPLADAVIDLCLCPKSNSGMVAIDSALEDVRSGKANSIPDDLKDAHYSGAKKLGHGIEYKYPHNYPNSWVEQQYLPNNLRNRHYYQPNDTGKYEQALNLRIQQIQSWKKNSKRSQNNYDN, from the coding sequence ATGCAAAAACCATTAGCATATCGAATGCGCCCTACTAATATCGATGAAGTTGTCGGACAACAGCATTTAGTCGGACCACATAAAATCATTCGTCGAATGGTTGAAAGTAAAATGTTGTCCTCGATGATTCTTTATGGACCTCCGGGGATCGGCAAAACTAGTATTGCCAGTGCTATTGCCGGCTCTACTAAATATGCCTTTCGCATGTTGAATGCAGCAACCGATACTAAAAAAGACCTACAGATCGTAGCTGAAGAAGCAAAAATGAGCGGTACCGTTGTTTTAATGCTCGATGAGATTCATCGCTTAGATAAAACTAAACAGGATTTTTTATTACCTCTTTTGGAAAGTGGCTCCATTATTTTAATCGGTGCTACAACTGAAAATCCATATATCAATATAAGCCCTGCTATTCGCTCTAGAGTGCAAATTTTTGAATTGAAGCCACTTAATAGTGATGACTTAAAAAAAGCCGTTAAGCGTGCTTTAAATGATTCAGAGAACGGTTTAGGAAAATATCATGTAAAACTTGATGAAAATGCACTGGAATTATTAGTCAGTTCCACGAATGGTGATTTGAGAAGTATTTTAAATGGACTGGAACTTTCAGTTCTCTCAACTAAGCCCTCAAAGGATGACTTAATTCACATTGACTTACAGTCCATCGAAGAATCAGTTCAAAGAAAAGCTATTTCTTCAGATAAAGATGGCGACAGTCATTACGATGTTATGTCAGCTTTTCAAAAATCAATTCGTGGCAGTGATCCTAATGCTGCAATTCTTTATCTAGCTCGGCTATTAGAAGCTGGTGATTTAACCTCGGCCATTAGAAGATTGATGGTCTGTGCTTATGAAGATGTCGGCTTAGCTAACCCTCAAGCATGTGCTAGAGCAGTTCAAGCTTGTCAGGTTGCACAAATGGTGGGATTGCCTGAAGCTAGAATTCCTTTAGCAGATGCTGTCATTGACTTATGTCTCTGTCCTAAATCAAATTCAGGCATGGTCGCAATTGATTCTGCATTAGAAGATGTTCGCAGCGGCAAAGCCAATTCTATTCCCGATGACTTAAAAGATGCTCATTACTCTGGAGCTAAGAAACTTGGGCACGGAATTGAATATAAATATCCCCACAATTATCCAAACTCTTGGGTTGAACAGCAGTACTTACCAAATAATTTACGTAATCGTCACTATTATCAACCAAATGATACTGGTAAATACGAACAAGCGCTCAATCTCAGAATCCAACAAATACAATCTTGGAAAAAGAATTCGAAACGGAGTCAGAATAATTATGATAATTAA
- a CDS encoding universal stress protein gives MLQQYKNILVPIDGSFEAELAFKKAVEVAKRNKAAIHLIHVIDTRAFQNVSSFDSTMVEQITEKAKETVKKYVKTAKDAGLDEIDYSIEYGSPKAIIATDFPKKLGVDLIMIGATGLNAMERLLIGSVTEYVTRTAACDVLVVRTDLDNKTIQKPRK, from the coding sequence ATGTTACAACAATATAAAAACATTCTCGTACCAATTGATGGTTCATTCGAGGCAGAATTAGCATTTAAAAAGGCTGTCGAGGTAGCTAAGAGAAATAAAGCTGCGATCCATTTAATTCACGTCATTGATACTAGAGCTTTCCAAAACGTTTCTAGCTTCGATTCAACAATGGTAGAACAAATTACTGAAAAAGCTAAGGAAACAGTTAAGAAGTACGTTAAAACGGCTAAGGATGCCGGTTTAGACGAAATTGACTACAGTATTGAATATGGCTCACCAAAAGCTATCATCGCTACTGACTTTCCAAAGAAGTTAGGTGTCGATTTGATCATGATTGGTGCTACTGGTCTTAACGCTATGGAAAGACTTCTCATTGGTTCAGTTACTGAATATGTAACTAGAACTGCTGCATGTGATGTCTTGGTAGTCAGAACTGATTTAGATAATAAAACGATTCAAAAACCTAGAAAATAA